The sequence CGCGGCAGGGAGAACGCGGTGCCCGTCCTCATCCTCACCGCGCGTGGCGAGGTCGCCGACCGTGTCGCCGGGCTGGATGCGGGCGCGGACGACTACGTCGTCAAGCCGTTCGCGTTTCCCGAGCTCGTGGCGCGCGTGCACGCGTTGCGCCGGCGCCATACGCCGGCCGTCGCGCTGGTGCTGCGCGTGGGCGACCTCGAGCTCGACCCCCGCCGCTTCCACGTCCGACGCGGTGGCGTCCCGGTGTCGCTCACCGCGAAGGAGTTCGCCATCCTCGAGTACTTCATGCGTCACGCCGGCGAGCTCGTCACGCGCACCATGCTCCTCGAGAACTGCTGGGACGAGAACTACGATGGGCTCTCCAACCTGGTCGACGTCCACGTGAGCCGGCTCCGCCGGAAGATCGACGGGGCCGGCGCCGCGTCGCTGCTGCACACCATCCGGGGCGCGGGATTCGTGCTCGACGAGCGTGCGCGGTGAGGCGGCCGCGGAGCCTCCGCTGGCGACTGACGCTCGCGTTCGCGAGCCTGGCGGGGACCGCCGTGCTGGCCGCGTCGGTCGGCACCGTCATCCTGGTCGAGCACGCGGTGTGGGGCCCCATCGATGCGGCGCTCGAGGAGGAGGCGGAGACGCTCGCCGAGCTCGGCGATGCGGCCCGCGCCGGGGACTTCTCCCGGGCCGTCGCTCGAGTCGCCGACGAGCGAGGCTTTGGCGCCTGGAAGTGCGACGGGAAGTTCGTCCGGATGCGGGCCGTCGACGGCCGTGTGCTCGCCGCATCGGGAACGATCCCCGCCGCGCTCGCGGAGGAGGCGGCCCCCGCTGTGCGCGCGACCCGGTACGCCACGATCGGGCAGGGCAGGACCGCGTACCGGATCGTCTGGTACGCCGCGCCCGGCGTCGGGTGGAGCGAGATCGGCGTTCGCGTGGGACGGGAGCTGCGCACGGTGCGCCGGGCGCGGCTCGCGATCGGGGCGTCGGCCGCGTTGCTCCTCGGCGCGCTCGCCTTCCTCGCGTGGGCCATGACGACCCGCGCCACGGCCGAGATCGGCCAGCTCGCGGCTCAGCTCGAGACCCTCGAGGCGTCCTCGCTCGACCGCCGCCTGGCTTCCGGCCGCACCACCGAGGTGGACCGGCTCGTCGCCGTGCTGAACCGGCTGCTCGGCCGTCTGGAGACGGCGGTCGGCCACCTGCGCCGATTCACCGCGGACGCGGCCCACGAGCTACGCACGCCGATCGCGGCGCTGAGGGCACACCTCGAGGTCGCCCTTGGCCGTGGCGGCTCCCCGGACGGCTATCGCAACGGCCTCCTCGACGCGCTCGAGCAGACCGAGAGGCTCGGACGGCTGGCGGCGGACCTGCTCACCCTGAGCGCCGTCGAGGCCGGTGTGGGCGGCACCGGGGTCGTTCGCCTCGACGCCGTGGCGCGCGAGGTGGCGGACTTCCTCGAGCCCGTGGCACAGGAGCAGGGCCGGCGCTTCGCGTGCGAGAACGAGCAGCCGGTGGCGGTGTGCGGTGCCCCGGACCTGTTGAAGCGCCTCGTGCTCAACCTCGTGGACAACGCCTTCCGCCACACGCCGCCCTCCGCCGCCGTGCGCCTCGCGGTGCGCTCGGACGCCGGCAGAGCGACGATCGAGGTGCATGACGACGGTCCGGGCATCCCGGCGGCGGATCTCCCGCAGGTCTTCGGGCGCTTCCGTCGGGGTCGGGGCGCGACGACGGGCACCGGGCTCGGCCTCGCACTGTGCCAGGAAATCGCGACACGCCACCAGGGGCGCATCGCGCTCGAGAGCGCGGCCGGGGTCGGGACGCGAGTCATCGTGACCCTGCCCCTCGCCGACGCGCGCTCCTGAAGGCGCTGGCCGTTTCAGCTGGGGCGCATCTTCACGCTCGCTTCATCGATGGACGGCTACACTGTCAATGCGCGTGCCTCACGGCCGGCACGCATTCCGTTTTGCTGACCTTCGTGACGTGCTACGTGGAAGCGTGATGGCGAGAAGAGCTGCGCGAGGGGCACTCGTCGCAGTCCTCTTGAGCACCGCGCCGGGCGGGTCTGCAGCCGCCACACCGCTCGCGCTCGACGAAGTGCTCGCGCGCGCGCGGGCAGCGAGCCCGGCGCTCCGCGCCGCGGCGGCCGAGCTCGACGCGGCGCGCGGACGCCTCCGCCAGGCGCGCCTCGTGCAGACGAACCCCGTCCTATCGGCCGACCTCGCGCGCCACACCGAGCCGGGCCTCAGGGACGCCAAGGACCGCGGCGTGCAGCTCGAGCAGGAGATCGAGGTGGGCGGGCAACGCGGGCTTCGCATCGCGGCCGCGGAGCACGACGTGACCCATGCGGAACACCTCCTCGCCGACCGCCGCCGCACGGTCGAGGGCGAGGTACGGCGGGCGTTCTTCGCGCTCGCCGCCGCCGAGCGCCGGCAGAAGCTCGCCGCCGAGCGGCTCGCGCTCGCCTCCCGCCTCGCCGAGGCCGCCCGCCGACGCACCCGCGCGGGCGAGACGGGCGCGCTCGACGCCCGCCTGGCCGAGGTCGAGACGGCGCGCGCGGCGCAGGAGAAGACCGCCGCCGAGGCCGAGCACGCGCGCGCCGAGGGCCGCCTCGCGCTCGCGATGGGCGCCGAGCCCGGCGAGCCGCTCTCCGTGTCGGTGGAGGATCTGGCGCTCGCCCCATCGCCGGCCGAGGACGAGCTCGTGGCCCGCGCGCTCGAAGCCCGTCCCGACCTGGCCGCCGCACGCGAGGAGCGCGCGCGCCTCGAGGGCGAGGCGCGCCTCACGGCGCGGCGCGGCCGCATCCCGAACCCCATCCTGCGAGGCTTCTACCGCGAGGAGCGGCTCCAAGAGCACGTCGCGGGCGGCGGCCTGTCGGTGCCGCTGCCGCTCTTCAACCGCGAGCAGGGCACCGAGGCGTCGCTCCTCGCCCAGGCCCGCGGCGCCGCCGCCGAGGAGGCGCGCCTGCGGGCGCAGATCCCGCGCGACGTCCACCTGGCGCTCGCCCACCGCCGCACCGCCGAGGAGGCCTGGCGCCGCTACGAGCGCGAGGCACTGCCCGCCGCCACCCAGGCCCGCGACCTCCTCGAGCGCGGCTTCGACGCGGGCTATCTCGCCCTCCCCGATCTCCTCCTCCAGCAGGACCGGCTCCTGCAGGTGCGCGCGGGGGCGATCGACGCCTGGCTCGATCTCCACGTCGCCGAGGCGGATCTGGTCGAGGCGATGGGCGGCGTCGCGCCATGAGGTGGCGGCGCCTGGTCGCCGTCACGGCGCTCGTGCTCGCGTGCGGGCGGCCTGCGGACGAGGCGCACGAGGAGAGCGCGCCGCGGGAGCCCGAGGTCCCCGGGATCGAGACGGGGCTCGCGACGACCGCCGCGATACGCGACGTCGTGCGCGCCTTCGGCACGGTGCTCGCCGAGGGCGAGCCGCCCGAGGTGCGTGACGCGCGGACCGCGCTCGCGGAGGCGGAGGCCCGTCGCACGCTCGCCGCGCAGCAGGTCCGCAGGCTCGAGTCGCTCGCCGGCGGTGTGGCCCCGCGCAAGGAGCTGGACGCGGCGCGGGCCGAGGCGGTGAGCGCCGCCGCCGCCGCCGACCGGGCCCGCAAGGTGCTCGCCGCCTTCGGCGGCGACGTCGCGCGGGCGGCGCTCGGCCCGCACGAGTTCTGGGTGATCGCACGCGTCATGCAGATAGACGTGCCGCGCGTCGACCCGAGGGCCGAGGCGAGCTTCGTGGCGGACGCCTTCCCGGGGGAGCGCTTCGCCGGCAGCGTCGACACCGGCCCGAGCTACGTCGATCCCGCCACGCAAACGGCGCCGGTCCGCGTCCGTGTCCACGATCACGACGGGCGCTTGCGTCCGGGCATGACTGGCGCCGTGGCGCTGGAGGTGGGAACCCCGCGCGAGGCGGTGGTCGTACCGACGGGTGCCGTCGTCTACGACGACGCGCAGCCGCTCGTCTTCGTCGCGGAGGCGGGCCGCTACGTGCGGCGCCCGGTCGGGCTCGGGATCGCCCGCGACGGGCGGGTCGAGATCACCTCCGGCGTCGAGGCGGGAGCACGGATCGTCGTCACCGGCGCGGCGAGCCTGCTCTCGGCGTCCCGTCTGCCGGCGGGCGAGGACTAGGAGGCCTAGCGATGGTCGCGCGCCTGATCCGGGCGGCGCTCACGCACCCGCCCGTCGTCTTCGTGCTGGCGGCGGCGCTCGTCGCCGCCGGCGTGTGGAGCGCGCATCGGGCGCCGCTCGATGTCTTCCCGGAGTTCGCGCCGCCGATCGTCGAGGTCCAGACCGAAGCGCCGGGGTTCGCCGCCGAGGACGTCGAGGCGCTGGTCACGACCCCGCTCGAGCGCGCCCTCGGCGGGATGCCGGGGGTCGCGAAGCTACGCTCGTCCTCGGCGCTCGGGCTGAGCGTCGTGAGCGCGGTCTTCGACTACGGGACGGACCCGTATCGCGCGCGCCAGCTCGTGATCGAGGCCGTCGCGCTCGCCGGGGGGCAGCTGCCGCGCGGCATCACCCCGGCGGTGGCCCCGCTCTCCTCCGTGCTCTCCTGGGTGCTCGCCATCGGGCTGCGCGGCGACCCGGACGTCTCGCCGCTCGTGCTGCGCGACCTGGCGGAGTGGACGATTCGGCCCCGTCTCCTTTCGGTTCCCGGCGTCGCCAACGTGGTCATCTACGGCGGCGGCGTGCGGCAGATCCAGGTGACGACGACCCCGGAGCGTCTGCTCGCGGCGGGTGCGACGCTCGACGACCTGGCCGCGGCCGTCGGCACCGCCGATGCCGCCGCCGGCTCGGGCTTCCTCGATCGCCCGGGGCAGCGGCTGCTCACCTGGTTCGACGGGCGCGTGCATGGCGCGGATGACGTCGCGCGCGCCCTGCTCCCGGGCCGCGACGGCGGGCCGGTTCCGGTGGCGGCCGTCGCCGATGTGGCCGACGGCCCCGCGGTGCCCATCGGGGACGCGATCGTGAACGGCGATCGCGGCGTGCTGCTCATGGTCTCGAAGCAGCCCCAGGTGAACGTGGTGGCGATCACGGAGGGCGTCGAGGCGGCGCTGCGCGCCATCGTCCGTATCCTCCCGCCGGGCGTGCGTGTCGACGAGGCGCTCTTCCGCCAAGCGAGCTTCGTCGAGCACGCGCTCGGCAACCTGCGCCGCGCGCTCCTCGCCGGCGCGGTGCTCGTCATGATCGTGCTGCTGCTCTTCCTCGGCCACCTGCGCGCGGCGCTGGTGAGCGTCGTCGCCATGCCGCTCTCGCTCCTCGCTGCCGTGGTGGTGCTGGGCGGCGTCGGTGCGACGCTCAACGTGATGGTGCTCGGCGGCCTCGCGATCGCGGTCGGCGAGGTGGTGGACGATGCGATCATCGACGTCGAGAACGCCTGGCGCCGCCTGCGCGCCGCCCCACCCGGCGCGCGGGCGCTGGACGTGATCCTCGCCGCCTCGGTCGAGGTGCGCAGCGCCGTCGTCTACGCGACCGTCATGGTGGCGCTCGTGTTCCTTCCCGTCTTTCTGCTGGGCGGGCTCGAGGGCGCGCTCTTCCGGCCGCTAGCGCTCGCCTACGTTCTCGCGACGCTCGCCTCGCTCGTGGTGGCGCTCACGGTGACGCCGGCCCTCTGCCTCGTGCTCCTGCCCGGCGCCGTCGCCCGGCACCAGGAGCCGCCGCGGCGCGTGCTCGCGCTGCGCGCGCGCTACGAGCGCGCGCTCGGCCGTGCGCTCGACCGGCCACGAAGGGTCCTGCTGGGGAGCGTCCTCGCCCTGATCGCGGGCGTCGCGCTCGTTCCCCTGCTGCGGCTCGAGTTCCTGCCCGAGTTCCACGAGACCAACTTCGTCATGCACATGACCGGCGCGCCGGGCGTCGGCCTCGGCGAGTCGACGCGCGTCGGCGCGGCGGCCGAGCGGGCGCTCCTCGGCGTGCCCGGCATCCAGTCGGTGGCGCAGTTCATCGGGCGTGCGACTCTCGCCGAGGACCACGGCTTCGGCGCCGAGCGCAGCGAGCTGCTCGTCCGCCTGCGCCCGGACGCGGACGCGGCGGAGGTCACCGAGGCGCTCCGGGAGCGCGCGGCCACCATCGGCGGCTTCACCTTCGACGTGAAGCAGTTCCTGAACGAGCGCATCGAGGAGACCCTGGAAGGGGCGGGCGCCGCGCTGATCGTCCGGCTGCGCGGGCCGGACCTGGTCGCGCTCGAGCAGGCGGCCACGGCGGTGAGCCAGCGCCTCTCCGGGGTGCCGGGCGCGGTCGACGTGCATGCAGAGGGCGCGCTCGCCGCGCCCGGCATCCGGGTGCGACCCAGGCGGGACGACCTCCTTCGCCTCGGTCTGTCCGCTGCCGCGGTCGAGCGTGCGATCCGGAGCGCGCTCGGCGGCCTGCCCGTCGGGCGTGTGGTCGAGGCCGGGCGCCAGGCGGACGTGGTGCTGTACGTCGCTGCCGCCGACGACCCCGCTCGCCTCGCCCGGCTCCCGATCACCGCCGCCGGCAGCCGCGTCGTCGCCCTCGGCTCGGTCGCCGACATCGACCTGGGCCCGCTGCGCGCCGACATCGCGCACGAGGACGGGGTGCGGACGGTCGCGGTGCGGCTCAACGTGCGAGGTCGGTCGCTCGAGGCCGTCGCGCACGACGTGGCGCGCGCGGTGGCCGCGGCGCCGCTCCCAGCGGGGATCTACGCCGAGGTGGGGGGCGAGTACGCGGCGGCCGCCGCGGCTCGCACGCGTCTCCTCGGCCTCGGGGCGCTCGCCCTGCTCGGCATTTTCGTCCTGCTGGTGGTCGACTTCGGCTCGGCGCGGCTCGCCGGCCTCACCATGGTGAACGTGCCGCTCGCCTTCGTGGGCGGGCTCGCCGCCGTCCTCCTCGGCGCCGGCGGCCGGCTCTCCCTGGGTGCGATCGTCGGCTTCGTCACCGTCTTCGGGATCACGATCCGCAACGGCATCGTCCTGGTCGCGCACTTCCTCCACCTCGAGCGGGAGCGCGGCGGCGCGCTCGACCGGCCGGCGTTGGTGGCCGGCGCCGCGGACCGGCTCGCGCCCATCCTCATGACCGCGCTCACCACCGGCATCGCGCTCGTCCCGCTCCTCTTGCTGGGCGGGCGCGCCGGCGGCGAGATCGAGCAGCCGATGGCCCTCGTCATCGTGGGCGGGCTCGTCAGCTCGACCTGGCTCAACCTGTTCGTCGTGCCGCTGTGGTACGCGCGGCGCGCGCGGAGCGGGTGAGGTGGAGCGGCAGGCGCCTCGCCTCGGGGCGGGTGTCGCGCTCGCCCTGCTCGCGGCCGCGCTGCTCGGGGGCCGCCTCGGGGAAGGCGACCTGATCGGCGACCCGGTCATCTATGCCGCGGTCGCCAAGTCGATGCTCGTGCGCGGCGACTGGGCGACGCAGTACCTGGCCGGGCAGCCGTTCTTCGACAAGCCGCCGCTCGTCGTCTGGCTCGCGGCGGTCGCGTTCAAGGTCTTCGGTGTCTCCACCTGGAGCGCGCGGCTCCCGAGCGTGGGGCTCGGCATCGCCGCCTGCCTCGTCCTCTGGCGGCTCGGCGCGTTCCTGTTCGACGACCGGGTCGGGCTCGCTGCCGGCGCGTTCCTCGCGCTCACGCCGGGCTTCGTCCGCTTCGGGAGCACGCTCCTCCTCGACACGGCGCTCGTGCTGGGCGCGCTCGCCGGGCTCCTCGCCGCGGCACACGCCTTCGCGCGCGGCGGCCGCGGGCTCTGGTGGGCGGGGGTCTGGTTCGGCGTCGCCTTCCTCGGTAAGGGGGGGCTCGCGCTCGGGGCGCCGGCGGTGCTCGCGGTGCTCTGGGTCGCCACACCCGCGGCCCGCCGTCCGCCGTGGCGCACGGTCGCCGCCGCCGCGCTGGCGTTCCTCGTGGTCGTGCTGCCCTGGTACCTCCACGAGACCCGGTTGTGGGGCTGGCGCTTCGTGCACGGCTCCGTCAACGACGTGAGCAACAAGATGGGCGGGTATCCGGGCGCCGCCGTCTATCTGCGCGCGCTGGTGACCACGCTGCCGTGGCTGCCGGTGGCGGCGCTGGGTGCGTGGCGGAGCTGGCGCGGCGCGGAGCGCGGCGACGGCCTCCGCCTCCTCACCGTGTGGACGCTCGTCGCGTACGGCTTCCTGTTCGCCGCGGCCAAGCACTCACCGCGCTACCTCATGCTGCTCCACCCGGCGCTCGGGCTGTGGGCGGCGCTGGCGCTCCGCCCCCTCCTGCCCGCGCCCCGCGCACTCGGGCTCTGGATCGCCGCCGGCGCCGGGCTCGCCTGGACGGTCATGCTGACCTGGCCGCTCCCGCTCCATCCCGGCGGCACGGGCGCCGCGGTCGTGGCGCTCGCCCCCGTGCTCGGCCCGCGCGACGCGCCGCTCGCCGGCTTCCGCCTGCGGCACCAGGGCACGCGCGCGCGCTTCGCCTTCTACGCCGACCGCGAGGACGTACGCACCTACGACGATCCCGACGCGCTGGCGCGCCTCGGCGCCG is a genomic window of Deltaproteobacteria bacterium containing:
- a CDS encoding TolC family protein, translated to MRVPHGRHAFRFADLRDVLRGSVMARRAARGALVAVLLSTAPGGSAAATPLALDEVLARARAASPALRAAAAELDAARGRLRQARLVQTNPVLSADLARHTEPGLRDAKDRGVQLEQEIEVGGQRGLRIAAAEHDVTHAEHLLADRRRTVEGEVRRAFFALAAAERRQKLAAERLALASRLAEAARRRTRAGETGALDARLAEVETARAAQEKTAAEAEHARAEGRLALAMGAEPGEPLSVSVEDLALAPSPAEDELVARALEARPDLAAAREERARLEGEARLTARRGRIPNPILRGFYREERLQEHVAGGGLSVPLPLFNREQGTEASLLAQARGAAAEEARLRAQIPRDVHLALAHRRTAEEAWRRYEREALPAATQARDLLERGFDAGYLALPDLLLQQDRLLQVRAGAIDAWLDLHVAEADLVEAMGGVAP
- a CDS encoding efflux RND transporter permease subunit, with product MVARLIRAALTHPPVVFVLAAALVAAGVWSAHRAPLDVFPEFAPPIVEVQTEAPGFAAEDVEALVTTPLERALGGMPGVAKLRSSSALGLSVVSAVFDYGTDPYRARQLVIEAVALAGGQLPRGITPAVAPLSSVLSWVLAIGLRGDPDVSPLVLRDLAEWTIRPRLLSVPGVANVVIYGGGVRQIQVTTTPERLLAAGATLDDLAAAVGTADAAAGSGFLDRPGQRLLTWFDGRVHGADDVARALLPGRDGGPVPVAAVADVADGPAVPIGDAIVNGDRGVLLMVSKQPQVNVVAITEGVEAALRAIVRILPPGVRVDEALFRQASFVEHALGNLRRALLAGAVLVMIVLLLFLGHLRAALVSVVAMPLSLLAAVVVLGGVGATLNVMVLGGLAIAVGEVVDDAIIDVENAWRRLRAAPPGARALDVILAASVEVRSAVVYATVMVALVFLPVFLLGGLEGALFRPLALAYVLATLASLVVALTVTPALCLVLLPGAVARHQEPPRRVLALRARYERALGRALDRPRRVLLGSVLALIAGVALVPLLRLEFLPEFHETNFVMHMTGAPGVGLGESTRVGAAAERALLGVPGIQSVAQFIGRATLAEDHGFGAERSELLVRLRPDADAAEVTEALRERAATIGGFTFDVKQFLNERIEETLEGAGAALIVRLRGPDLVALEQAATAVSQRLSGVPGAVDVHAEGALAAPGIRVRPRRDDLLRLGLSAAAVERAIRSALGGLPVGRVVEAGRQADVVLYVAAADDPARLARLPITAAGSRVVALGSVADIDLGPLRADIAHEDGVRTVAVRLNVRGRSLEAVAHDVARAVAAAPLPAGIYAEVGGEYAAAAAARTRLLGLGALALLGIFVLLVVDFGSARLAGLTMVNVPLAFVGGLAAVLLGAGGRLSLGAIVGFVTVFGITIRNGIVLVAHFLHLERERGGALDRPALVAGAADRLAPILMTALTTGIALVPLLLLGGRAGGEIEQPMALVIVGGLVSSTWLNLFVVPLWYARRARSG
- a CDS encoding HAMP domain-containing histidine kinase, with product MRRPRSLRWRLTLAFASLAGTAVLAASVGTVILVEHAVWGPIDAALEEEAETLAELGDAARAGDFSRAVARVADERGFGAWKCDGKFVRMRAVDGRVLAASGTIPAALAEEAAPAVRATRYATIGQGRTAYRIVWYAAPGVGWSEIGVRVGRELRTVRRARLAIGASAALLLGALAFLAWAMTTRATAEIGQLAAQLETLEASSLDRRLASGRTTEVDRLVAVLNRLLGRLETAVGHLRRFTADAAHELRTPIAALRAHLEVALGRGGSPDGYRNGLLDALEQTERLGRLAADLLTLSAVEAGVGGTGVVRLDAVAREVADFLEPVAQEQGRRFACENEQPVAVCGAPDLLKRLVLNLVDNAFRHTPPSAAVRLAVRSDAGRATIEVHDDGPGIPAADLPQVFGRFRRGRGATTGTGLGLALCQEIATRHQGRIALESAAGVGTRVIVTLPLADARS
- a CDS encoding response regulator transcription factor; amino-acid sequence: MRLLVIEDDRALLAALGDGLTARGFAVDRAPSAETALDLLHVNPYDLVVLDVGLPGMDGLSLLRALRGRENAVPVLILTARGEVADRVAGLDAGADDYVVKPFAFPELVARVHALRRRHTPAVALVLRVGDLELDPRRFHVRRGGVPVSLTAKEFAILEYFMRHAGELVTRTMLLENCWDENYDGLSNLVDVHVSRLRRKIDGAGAASLLHTIRGAGFVLDERAR